In Archangium violaceum, the following are encoded in one genomic region:
- a CDS encoding serine/threonine protein kinase → MTAEALHPDLLQPGHMVGPWRIVQVLGRGGSSRVFLVERDNRPYSLKMGLLPLSEAQEELSEEEYVEEKSAYRRLAREAAALFTYASHPNLVRLHAVDCWPNPTQGYPFLVTDYVDGDNWHQWRWRTPPHAARLVDTFSDVVRTVGVLHQRGVYHRDLKAENLLIRREDGRPFLIDFGTVRLPGTLTKTLGVPEGVMHLLPPELLAYTRSAAWKKGVPFHGGAPADLYALGVLLFQALTDLHPFSPELPDEQLVAAIATVSPAPPHLLNPLAPRSLSEIALRLLEKKPEDRYPSTGALLQALEQAAEQERRSSAWKVPLFEAELGPVEPAPQEEVAPPAQPPETAHAAPEAQPPEAARVAPEEAPQPQEALAATPGSPRHARWPRVLLAGLTVVGLVLWLARSTLAPLPEALPPRSGHAEKGSPPVSTTSPSPSSSVLAAWLCAVAGIGCPAVQVRPPEPEDCPKEAAEAMAELKLRTGSPLRAVVDINQPGDASEAGIYQDGPVTGRLVEGDGNLPEGTVLHGRLWTGAGIYEVAGTEKFPAVLGRYTQAVLPDGRKYPVCIVLGDRDGRVPMVEGSKPGATVLARELPVSPVWRWP, encoded by the coding sequence ATGACGGCGGAAGCCCTGCATCCCGACCTCCTCCAACCCGGCCACATGGTGGGGCCCTGGCGCATCGTCCAGGTACTGGGCCGTGGCGGCTCCTCCCGCGTCTTCTTGGTGGAGCGCGACAACAGGCCCTACTCCCTGAAGATGGGGCTCCTCCCCCTCTCCGAGGCCCAGGAAGAGCTCTCGGAGGAGGAGTACGTGGAGGAGAAGAGCGCCTACCGGCGGCTGGCGCGAGAGGCGGCAGCCCTCTTCACCTACGCCTCCCACCCCAACCTGGTGCGCCTGCACGCGGTGGACTGCTGGCCCAACCCCACCCAGGGCTACCCCTTCCTCGTCACCGACTACGTGGACGGGGACAACTGGCACCAGTGGCGCTGGCGCACGCCCCCTCACGCCGCCAGGCTGGTGGACACCTTCTCCGACGTGGTGCGCACCGTGGGTGTGTTGCACCAGCGCGGCGTGTACCACCGGGACTTGAAGGCGGAGAACCTCCTCATCCGCCGCGAGGACGGGCGCCCCTTCCTCATCGATTTCGGCACCGTGCGGCTGCCCGGCACCCTCACCAAGACGCTGGGCGTGCCCGAGGGCGTCATGCACCTGCTGCCGCCCGAGCTGCTGGCCTACACACGCTCCGCGGCGTGGAAGAAGGGGGTGCCCTTCCACGGGGGCGCACCCGCGGACCTGTACGCCTTGGGGGTGCTGCTCTTTCAGGCCCTCACGGACCTGCACCCCTTCAGCCCGGAGTTGCCGGACGAGCAGCTGGTGGCCGCCATCGCCACCGTCTCCCCGGCCCCGCCCCACCTCCTCAACCCCCTGGCGCCGCGCTCCCTCAGCGAGATTGCTTTAAGGCTGCTGGAGAAGAAGCCGGAGGACCGGTACCCCAGCACCGGGGCACTGCTGCAGGCACTGGAGCAAGCAGCCGAGCAGGAGAGGCGCTCCTCCGCCTGGAAGGTGCCGCTCTTCGAGGCCGAGCTGGGCCCGGTGGAGCCGGCGCCCCAGGAAGAGGTGGCTCCGCCGGCCCAGCCGCCCGAAACGGCCCACGCGGCCCCAGAGGCCCAGCCACCCGAAGCGGCCCGCGTGGCCCCGGAGGAGGCTCCGCAGCCGCAGGAGGCCCTGGCGGCTACTCCTGGCAGTCCCCGGCACGCAAGGTGGCCCCGGGTGCTGTTGGCGGGCCTGACTGTAGTCGGCCTTGTCTTGTGGCTGGCGCGCTCCACACTCGCGCCTCTCCCCGAGGCGCTCCCGCCTCGGTCTGGCCATGCCGAGAAAGGAAGTCCGCCCGTGTCCACCACTTCCCCCTCCCCCTCCTCGAGTGTCCTCGCCGCCTGGCTGTGCGCCGTCGCCGGCATTGGCTGCCCCGCCGTGCAGGTGAGGCCCCCGGAGCCCGAGGACTGCCCCAAGGAGGCGGCCGAGGCCATGGCGGAGCTGAAGCTTCGGACGGGCAGCCCGCTTCGGGCCGTCGTGGACATCAACCAGCCCGGCGACGCCAGCGAGGCCGGTATCTACCAGGACGGTCCCGTCACCGGGCGTCTCGTGGAGGGAGACGGCAACCTGCCCGAGGGGACGGTGCTCCACGGACGCCTCTGGACGGGAGCTGGCATCTACGAGGTTGCCGGGACTGAGAAGTTCCCAGCTGTCCTGGGCCGCTACACCCAGGCCGTGCTGCCCGATGGGCGGAAGTACCCCGTGTGCATCGTGCTGGGAGACAGGGACGGGCGGGTGCCCATGGTGGAGGGCTCCAAGCCCGGCGCCACCGTGCTGGCGCGCGAGTTGCCGGTGAGCCCCGTCTGGCGCTGGCCGTGA
- a CDS encoding DUF2381 family protein — protein MALLPLSLATPAAAQTPPSAREQQQRQVVLPSNPNEPVPEARVAANVATYLRFDAPIERASVEVEGRPARFRWVDVGERLLALEPSVDLGAEEKLVVRVRYRDGASPTVATLVLVSHPSLVDKEVEVVRRPRTVEALEAALAEREAALAALQGASGPAGLVFSGRLDLEGVQARPIELVPTGPQNGLKVVKGEAYRASTWALAVVRVRNLPGQKPWGPGEARLTRPNGTPVKVRSVDMDKAQLGPGEEGLVALETEAPFWDAGEFLRLELLDKSGTRRLSLPQVKL, from the coding sequence CTGGCCCTCCTCCCCCTCTCCCTGGCGACGCCGGCGGCAGCGCAGACTCCGCCGTCCGCCCGCGAGCAGCAGCAACGCCAAGTCGTCCTCCCCAGCAACCCCAACGAGCCGGTGCCGGAGGCGCGGGTGGCAGCCAACGTCGCCACGTACCTGCGCTTCGACGCCCCCATTGAGAGGGCCTCGGTGGAGGTAGAAGGCCGGCCGGCGCGTTTCCGGTGGGTGGACGTAGGCGAGCGCCTCCTCGCACTGGAGCCCTCCGTGGATTTGGGCGCCGAGGAGAAGCTGGTGGTGCGGGTGCGCTACCGGGACGGGGCCTCCCCCACGGTGGCCACGCTCGTGCTCGTCTCCCACCCCTCCCTGGTGGACAAGGAGGTGGAGGTGGTGCGCCGCCCACGCACGGTGGAGGCGCTGGAAGCGGCCCTGGCGGAGAGGGAGGCGGCGCTGGCGGCGCTGCAGGGCGCGAGTGGGCCCGCCGGGCTCGTCTTCTCCGGGCGGTTGGACCTCGAGGGCGTACAGGCCCGGCCCATCGAGCTCGTTCCCACGGGGCCTCAGAATGGGCTGAAGGTGGTGAAGGGGGAGGCGTACCGCGCCAGCACCTGGGCGCTCGCCGTCGTCCGCGTGCGCAACCTCCCGGGACAGAAGCCCTGGGGGCCGGGAGAGGCGCGGCTCACTCGGCCAAACGGCACGCCCGTGAAGGTGCGCTCCGTGGACATGGACAAGGCGCAGCTCGGGCCCGGGGAGGAGGGCCTCGTAGCCCTGGAGACGGAGGCCCCCTTCTGGGATGCGGGCGAATTCCTCCGCCTGGAGCTGCTGGACAAGAGCGGCACCCGGCGTCTCTCCCTTCCCCAAGTGAAGCTGTAG
- a CDS encoding mechanosensitive ion channel family protein — translation MTLRAAGEQARGVLPFLQSHTSLAVGVILTLLVLAARALSSDQQLRKDLSGGLGFLMTFLVLRAVDAELGPLLHPRARQLLGMAWMLTFAFGGIRTVVSFGLFLLRLRSRIPQPKILRDVIDVSLYIVAIISILKTQFDVDLTSLLATSAILSVMLGLALQDTLGNLFAGLSLQLERPFQVGDWVTIRDITGRVVQIAWRATRIETGRKEIVTLPNNICSKEAVKNYSRAAQPVGADVYFHAPYDRAPNEVKEAVLEALEHVPLVLREPQPICRTWGFDEVGIRYQIRYFVEDFGQADWVMEEIYTRLWYRFRREGIELPYPNRKMHMNSGPAGSDFPEEVVAEMLRRVDLFKVLREEERAGLRREMVPKRFARGEHVIEQGEHGNTFYLVGRGELSVRASGVEVSRLTRGNYFGEMSLLTGEPRTATVVALTDVVLLELDRPVFARLFSEHPELAPKLSGMLAHRRTQLDAVMTASGDTPPITEESHILGRLKSIFRLS, via the coding sequence TTGACCCTCCGAGCGGCGGGAGAGCAGGCTCGCGGCGTGCTTCCCTTCCTGCAGAGCCACACCTCCCTGGCGGTGGGAGTCATCCTCACGCTGCTGGTGCTCGCGGCTCGGGCGCTGAGCTCGGATCAACAGCTGCGCAAGGATCTCAGCGGGGGGCTCGGCTTCCTGATGACCTTCCTCGTGCTGCGCGCGGTGGATGCCGAGCTCGGACCGCTCCTGCATCCGCGGGCGCGCCAGCTGCTGGGCATGGCGTGGATGCTCACCTTCGCCTTCGGTGGCATCCGCACGGTCGTGTCCTTCGGCCTGTTCCTGCTGCGCCTGCGCTCGCGCATCCCCCAGCCGAAGATCCTCCGCGACGTCATCGACGTCTCGCTCTACATCGTTGCGATCATCTCCATCCTCAAGACGCAGTTCGACGTCGACCTGACGAGCCTGCTGGCGACCTCCGCCATCCTCTCGGTGATGCTCGGTCTGGCGCTGCAGGACACGCTGGGCAACCTCTTCGCGGGCCTGTCGTTGCAGCTCGAGCGCCCCTTCCAGGTGGGGGACTGGGTCACCATCCGGGACATCACCGGCCGGGTGGTGCAGATCGCCTGGCGCGCCACGCGCATCGAGACGGGCCGCAAGGAGATCGTCACCCTGCCCAACAACATCTGTTCGAAGGAGGCGGTGAAGAACTACTCGCGGGCGGCGCAGCCGGTGGGCGCCGACGTCTACTTCCATGCGCCGTACGATCGGGCGCCCAACGAGGTGAAGGAGGCGGTGCTGGAGGCACTGGAGCACGTGCCGCTGGTGCTGCGCGAGCCTCAGCCCATCTGCCGCACGTGGGGCTTCGACGAGGTGGGCATCCGCTACCAGATCCGCTACTTCGTGGAGGACTTCGGGCAGGCGGACTGGGTGATGGAGGAGATCTACACCCGGCTCTGGTACCGCTTCCGGCGCGAGGGAATCGAGCTGCCCTACCCGAACCGGAAGATGCACATGAACAGCGGTCCGGCGGGTTCGGACTTCCCCGAGGAGGTGGTGGCCGAGATGCTGCGGCGGGTGGACCTCTTCAAGGTGCTGCGGGAGGAGGAGCGGGCGGGGCTGCGGCGGGAGATGGTGCCCAAGCGCTTCGCCCGGGGCGAGCACGTCATCGAGCAGGGCGAGCACGGCAACACCTTCTACCTGGTGGGCCGGGGAGAGCTGTCGGTGCGCGCCAGCGGGGTGGAGGTGTCACGGCTCACGCGGGGCAACTACTTCGGCGAGATGTCGCTGCTCACGGGCGAGCCGCGCACGGCCACCGTGGTGGCGCTCACGGACGTGGTGCTGCTGGAGCTGGACCGGCCGGTGTTCGCCCGCCTCTTCAGCGAGCACCCCGAGCTGGCGCCGAAGCTGTCGGGGATGCTGGCGCACCGGCGCACGCAGCTGGACGCGGT
- a CDS encoding phytoene/squalene synthase family protein: MSPRNEPDAVSFCREVLPAVSRTFALNIPVLPGPLDTAVMVAYLLCRIADTLEDEAHGPASAALLTELARLSTLPEGWQADAKRFTQEALRVLRAQTPAAELRLLEGTPRVLEALAVHEAPVRGHVAACVATMTEGMGRMGDKGRVSGGGLGLESLEETMRYCYYVAGTVGEMLTRLFTWYSPAVAERAEKLEPRAVAFGNALQLVNILKDVREDLERGSCWLPRTVLAEYGLTPESLLQPDKRDEAMKAHGKLVAVAHRELRQAFEYVMALPREEHGIRLFCLWPLFLAVMTLRKVYGNKAVLEKQPVKISRRTVKWVLGSTKLLVARDSVLKMMFAALTAPLPA, translated from the coding sequence ATGTCGCCGCGGAACGAACCCGACGCCGTCTCCTTCTGTCGCGAGGTGCTGCCCGCCGTGTCGCGCACCTTCGCGTTGAACATCCCGGTGCTGCCCGGCCCGTTGGACACGGCGGTGATGGTGGCCTACCTGCTGTGTCGGATCGCCGACACGCTGGAGGACGAGGCGCACGGCCCGGCGAGCGCGGCGCTGCTGACGGAGCTGGCGCGGTTGAGCACGTTGCCGGAGGGGTGGCAGGCGGACGCGAAGCGCTTCACCCAGGAGGCGCTGCGGGTGCTGCGGGCGCAGACGCCGGCGGCCGAGCTGCGGCTGCTGGAGGGGACGCCGAGGGTGCTGGAGGCGCTGGCGGTGCACGAGGCGCCGGTGCGTGGGCACGTGGCGGCGTGCGTGGCGACGATGACGGAGGGGATGGGGAGGATGGGGGACAAGGGCCGCGTCTCGGGAGGAGGCCTGGGGCTGGAGAGCCTCGAGGAGACGATGCGCTACTGCTACTACGTGGCGGGGACGGTGGGGGAGATGCTGACGCGGCTGTTCACCTGGTACTCGCCGGCGGTGGCGGAGCGGGCGGAGAAGCTGGAGCCGCGGGCGGTGGCGTTCGGCAACGCGTTGCAGCTGGTGAACATCCTCAAGGACGTGCGCGAGGATCTGGAGCGGGGGAGCTGCTGGCTGCCGAGGACGGTGTTGGCGGAGTACGGGCTGACGCCGGAGTCCCTGCTGCAGCCGGACAAGCGGGACGAGGCGATGAAGGCGCACGGGAAGCTGGTGGCGGTGGCGCACCGGGAGCTGCGCCAGGCCTTCGAGTACGTGATGGCGCTGCCCCGGGAAGAGCACGGCATCCGGCTGTTCTGCCTCTGGCCGCTGTTCCTGGCGGTGATGACGCTGCGCAAGGTGTATGGGAACAAGGCGGTGCTGGAGAAGCAGCCGGTGAAGATCTCCCGGCGGACGGTGAAGTGGGTGCTGGGCTCGACGAAGCTGCTGGTGGCGCGCGACTCGGTGCTGAAGATGATGTTCGCGGCCCTCACCGCCCCGTTGCCGGCCTGA
- a CDS encoding aldo/keto reductase, whose protein sequence is MSRTLGASGPTVSPLGLGLAALGRPGYITLGHGKDLGGDRSVEAMERQAHEVLDAAYRSGIRYLDAARSYGRAEQFLSSWLASRGVRPGEVVVGSKWGYTYTADWRVEAERHEVKDHSLPTLRRQWEESRALLGSWLRLYQVHSATFESGVLDDTSVLEELGKLRDSGVRVGLTLSGPRQAEVLRRALDIRIGGSPLFSCVQATWNLLERSAGPALAEAHAAGWGVIIKEAVANGRLTGRNEDPGLRPLREVAEGLGVGVDAVAIAAVLARPWVSVVLSGATTVEQLQDNLRALEVKLGDEAWEQLQSLVETPETYWAKRSALPWN, encoded by the coding sequence ATGTCACGCACCCTCGGGGCCTCCGGGCCCACCGTGTCTCCCCTGGGACTGGGACTCGCCGCACTCGGCCGTCCCGGGTACATCACGCTCGGACATGGGAAGGACCTCGGTGGAGATCGCTCCGTCGAGGCCATGGAGCGCCAGGCCCATGAGGTGCTGGATGCGGCGTACCGTTCGGGCATCAGGTACCTGGACGCCGCGCGCTCCTACGGCCGGGCCGAGCAATTCCTCTCATCGTGGTTGGCCTCTCGTGGCGTGCGCCCCGGGGAGGTCGTGGTCGGCTCCAAGTGGGGCTATACGTACACCGCCGACTGGCGCGTGGAGGCCGAGCGCCACGAGGTGAAGGACCACTCGCTCCCCACCCTCCGCCGGCAATGGGAGGAGAGCCGGGCACTGCTCGGATCCTGGCTGCGGCTGTATCAAGTCCACTCCGCGACCTTCGAGAGCGGGGTGCTCGATGACACGAGCGTGCTGGAGGAGCTCGGGAAGCTGAGGGACTCGGGCGTGCGCGTGGGACTGACGCTCAGTGGACCCCGGCAAGCGGAGGTCCTGCGGCGCGCATTGGACATCCGGATCGGAGGGTCCCCCTTGTTCTCGTGCGTGCAGGCGACATGGAACCTGCTCGAGCGCTCCGCGGGTCCCGCGCTCGCCGAGGCCCATGCGGCGGGCTGGGGCGTCATCATCAAGGAGGCCGTCGCCAACGGGCGGCTCACCGGGCGCAACGAGGATCCGGGCCTGCGCCCCCTGCGCGAGGTAGCCGAGGGCTTGGGAGTCGGAGTGGACGCGGTGGCCATTGCCGCCGTGCTCGCGCGGCCGTGGGTGTCCGTGGTGCTGAGCGGGGCCACGACCGTGGAACAACTCCAAGACAACCTGCGTGCGCTGGAGGTGAAGCTCGGGGACGAGGCGTGGGAGCAATTGCAAAGCCTTGTCGAAACCCCGGAGACCTACTGGGCGAAGCGCTCCGCCCTGCCCTGGAACTGA
- a CDS encoding DUF3592 domain-containing protein, with the protein MIVIAVATLAFSGFEFLRTFRFVLYAEAAQAVVVSSSRERGQYLMFKGYPERVTFSDSSGNEHTAAIYYGQPGLHRLGKTVKVLYKEYDPVGTARYGDASQLWLLPGAFLFVGAMGLYSAFVVRNRGY; encoded by the coding sequence ATGATCGTCATCGCCGTGGCCACCCTGGCGTTTAGCGGCTTCGAATTCCTGCGCACCTTTCGGTTCGTATTGTACGCCGAGGCGGCGCAAGCAGTGGTGGTCTCTAGCAGCCGGGAGCGCGGCCAATACCTCATGTTCAAGGGCTACCCGGAGAGGGTCACGTTCTCGGATTCATCCGGCAACGAGCACACCGCCGCCATCTACTATGGGCAGCCGGGCCTCCATCGGCTGGGGAAGACCGTCAAGGTTCTGTACAAGGAGTACGACCCGGTCGGTACCGCGCGCTACGGGGACGCGAGCCAGCTCTGGCTCCTGCCGGGCGCCTTTCTGTTCGTCGGCGCCATGGGGCTGTACAGCGCGTTCGTGGTCCGGAACCGCGGCTACTGA
- a CDS encoding transposase → MRRKQGLCVDKGYDYDEVRALARRYGFTLHQPRRGEPHEPLERGGLKKARRWVVERTHS, encoded by the coding sequence GTGCGACGCAAGCAGGGGCTGTGCGTGGACAAGGGCTATGACTACGACGAGGTGCGTGCCCTGGCCCGCCGGTATGGCTTCACCCTGCACCAGCCTCGTCGCGGTGAGCCGCACGAGCCACTTGAGCGAGGCGGGCTCAAGAAGGCGCGCCGCTGGGTGGTGGAACGCACCCACTCCTAG
- a CDS encoding DUF938 domain-containing protein — protein MKRHAPSAERNREPILSVLREVLPPRGTVLEVASGTGQHAVFFARAFPERVWQPTDADPSARESIEAWRQEEGLPNLRPPLALDASASTWPVESADAIVCINMIHISPWEACQGLMRGAGRVLPPGGPLVLYGAYFIEGRPTAPSNLAFDASLRERDPTWGVRELGAVTEEARAHGLERDRVVDMPNNNFTVVFRKRAG, from the coding sequence ATGAAACGTCACGCCCCCTCCGCCGAGCGCAACCGCGAGCCCATCCTCTCCGTCCTGCGTGAGGTGCTGCCACCTCGGGGCACCGTGCTCGAGGTGGCCAGCGGCACGGGCCAGCACGCCGTCTTCTTCGCTCGCGCCTTCCCGGAGCGGGTGTGGCAACCCACCGACGCGGACCCCTCCGCGCGCGAGAGCATCGAGGCCTGGCGTCAGGAGGAAGGGCTCCCGAACCTGCGCCCTCCGCTGGCGTTGGATGCCAGTGCTTCCACCTGGCCCGTGGAGTCCGCGGACGCCATCGTCTGCATCAACATGATTCACATCTCCCCGTGGGAGGCGTGCCAGGGATTGATGCGCGGCGCCGGCCGGGTGCTGCCTCCGGGCGGGCCCCTGGTGCTCTACGGGGCGTACTTCATCGAGGGCCGGCCCACCGCGCCGAGCAATCTCGCCTTCGACGCCTCGCTGCGTGAGAGGGATCCGACCTGGGGCGTGCGCGAGCTGGGCGCCGTCACCGAGGAGGCCCGGGCCCACGGGCTGGAGCGGGACCGCGTGGTCGACATGCCCAACAACAACTTCACCGTGGTCTTCCGCAAGCGCGCCGGGTGA